A portion of the Halopelagius inordinatus genome contains these proteins:
- a CDS encoding GIY-YIG nuclease family protein produces MPEHYVYVVQCADESLYTGYTTDVERRVAEHDAGEGAKYTRGRTPVELVHVESFDSKSAAMSREYEVKQFSRRRKERLVGLTE; encoded by the coding sequence GTGCCCGAACACTACGTCTACGTCGTCCAGTGCGCCGACGAATCGCTGTACACCGGGTACACCACGGACGTCGAACGGCGCGTCGCCGAACACGACGCGGGCGAGGGCGCGAAGTACACTCGCGGCCGGACGCCGGTCGAACTCGTCCACGTCGAGTCGTTCGACTCGAAGTCCGCGGCGATGTCTCGCGAGTACGAGGTAAAGCAGTTCTCGCGGCGGCGCAAAGAGCGATTGGTCGGATTGACCGAGTAG